The nucleotide sequence TGCTCAGCCTGCGGCTGCTCTACAACCCGGGGGCGGCGTTCTCGATCGGCACCGGCGTCACCTGGGTCTTCACGATCATCGCCGCCGTCGCGGTGGTGGCGATCACCCGGGCCGCCTGGAAGGTCCGCAACCGGGCCTGGGCGATCGCCCTCGGCCTGGTGCTCGGCGGCGCCACCACGCACCTGCTGGACCGGCTGTTCCGGGAGCCCGGGTTCGCCCGGGGACATGTCGTCGACTTCATCGACTACGCCGGCTTCTTCGTCGGGAACGTCGCCGACATCAGCCTGGTGCTGGGCGGCGTGCTCATCGTGCTGCTGTACCTGCGCGGGGTCGACATCGACGGCCGGCGCGACCGGGCCTGACCCGGCCGGAACCGTCAGCGGGCGGGACCGTCCGCTCCGAACCGTCACCGGGCGGCACGTGCACCGGGCGGCACCGCACGTGCACCGGGCGGCACGTGCACCGGGCAGCACGAGTCAGCGGGCAGAGCCGGCAGCGGACGGTCGGCGGCGCGTGACGACAAGCGCGTCCGGCATCCGGAACGACAGGTTGTCCGGGCACCAGGGCGCGCGCAGCACCGTCACGTCGGCCAGCAGCGGAGCCGTCTCGGCGACCACCACCGCCGCCTCCAGCCGGGAGAGCTGCGCGCCGACGCAGCGGTGTGCCCCCGCCCCGAACGCCAGGTGCCGGCGGGAGCCGCGCTGCCCCGGCAGGAACCGCTCCGGTGCGGCCACCACCGCCGGGTCGCGGCCGGCGCGGGCCAGCCAGAGCACCAGGCTGCTCCCTTCCGGTACGGCGGTGCCGGCCAGCTCGGTGTCCTGGGCGGCCACCCGGCGCCAGGTGACGATCGGCGGGTCCAACCGCAGCCCCTCCTCGACCACGTCCGCCACCTCGACCGTGCCGGCGTGCAGGCCGGCGAGCACCTCCGGGGCGCCGGTGAGCCGGTGCACCAGCAGGGTGAGGAACTGCGAGGTGGTCTCCTGGCCGGCGACCAGCAGGAAGAACAGCGCCCCGATCACCACGTCCGGCGGTTGCCCGGCGGAACGCAGCTCGCCGGCCAGCCCGGCCCCGGTGGCGGCGAACTCCCGCAGTACGGCGTGGAACCGGCCCACCAGCTCGACGAGTACCCGCTGCCGGTCCGGGTCGACCGGGGCCCAGAACAGTTCCAGGGCGGCCCGGGTGAACTCCTTGACCACCTCGGCGGGCGCCTCCGGCAGCTCCACCAGCCGGGCCAGTACCAGCAGCGGCAGGTCGGCGGCGAGTTCCGCGTACAGGTCGACGGGATGCCCGGCGTCGAGGGTGCCGCGCAGCCGGCCGACCCGCTCCCGCACGACGGCGGTCAGCCACGGCCGCTGGGCGGCGACCCGGTGCGGGTGCAGCGCCTCGGCCACGATGCCCCGGATCAGCGGATGGCTCGGCCCACCGTTGTTGGCCAGCGTCGCCGGCAGCCGGAAGCCGTGCCGGGCGAGGATCCGCAGCGCGCCGACCGGGATCGGGGTCATCGCGTCCAGCGCGTTGTCCGGGCGGAACGTCTCCGGGTCGGCGAGTACCCGGCGGACCAGCTCGTGCCGGGTCACCACCAGATGCTCGACGCCGAGGTGGTCCGGTACGGCGACCAGGTCCGGCCAGGTTCGCTCGACCGGCTCCTGCCAGCTACGGAACAGCACCCGACCACGCTAACCAGTGCTGTCCCGCCGGCCGCTGCCGCCGGTCGCCGGGGTGACGTTCGTCAGGTCCCGGACCCGCTCGTCAGTTCCCAGACCCGGCTGTGCTTCACGCTGACGCTCTCCAGGGCGACGGTGACCGGGATGTCGTAGCCGGCCAGCGGCCGGAACCGTTCCCGTGGCAGGTACGCCCGCTCCGGGTCGCCGACCAGCACCCGGGCACCGGCCCGGCTGGCTCGGAGCAGGAACCGCAGCACCCGGTTCGCCATCGCCTGGCTGTAGAAGACGTCGCCGGCCAGTACCACCTCCGCGTCGCCGGCGTCGCCGTCCAGTACGTCGCCGACCTCGCCGGCCACCGTCACCCCGTTGGCCTCGGCGTTCACCGCGACGGCGGCCACCGCCACCCGGTCGACGTCGACGGCCCGGACCCGTGCGGCGCCGGCCCGGGCGGCGGCGATCGCCACCAGCCCTGAGCCGCAGGCGAGGTCCAGCACCCGCCGGCCGGCGACCGTCTCCGGGTGGTCGAGCAGATGGCGGGCCAGCGCCTGGCCGCCGGCCCAGGCGAAGGCCCAGAACGGTGGCGGCTGCTCGCTGCGGAACTCGCCCTCGGTCAGTTTCCACAGGCCGATCGGTTCGGCAGCCTGGTGCAGCCGGATCTCCGGCACCGCCGAAACCGGGGTCAGTTGGGCGTACGTTCGGACGAACTCCGCCGGACTCTCGGACACAACCGCCGATTGTGCCGGTAGCCGACCGGGGCGGCGGCGCCGGCCCGCTTCCGTGACCCGCGTTCGGGCGTGTCGCGGCGGGCTCGTAACGGGTTCAGCACTGCGCGTCAAATGTGCCCTTTTCATTACTGGATGGTGCTGATACGCCAGTCTTCCGTCCGGTCAACCGGCCCCATAACGTTGATCAGGTCGGGATCGGCGCGAATGGGGTGGTGGTGACGGTGCGGCGGTTCGCGATCCGGCTCGGGTCCACGTTGGTGTGTGCCACGACGGGTTGGATCCTGCTGCCGGTGCCCCCGGCCGAGGCGGCGCCCGGCTTCGAGACCGCCCTGACCCGGCTACCCGGACGGTTCGTCGCCGGTGCCGGCGCCGAGACGATCACCGCGGTGATCTCCACCAACCGGGACGACGGCTGCCGCAAGGTCCGCTGGTCGCTGGTGCTGCGGGCGGACGGCCTGCGGCTCGACCAGGTCGGGATCGACCGGATCGAGCAGAACGGCGTCGTCGGAATGGAGGTCCGGGGTGCGAACGGCGGGGCCCGGCTCACCGACCGGGAACTGGACCCCGGCACGCTGTGCCGGAACCGCACGGTCACCGCGCAGTACCGGCTGGCCGTCGACGCGGCGGTGACGGACGGGCGGATCGAGCTGACGGTCGAGGCGTTCGACGCCCAGTCCCGGCTGCTCGATGCGGCCAGCGCCACCCGCGAGGTGGTCAGCGAGCGCAGTGGCGGCCCGGCGTCACGGCGCCGGGCGCCGACCCCGTCCCAGCAGGCCCGACCCACCCCCACCGAGGCGGTGCGCCCGACCGAACCGGTCGACGGCGACGCACCGGTGCTCGCGGAGGGGACGGACGGTGCTGGGGCGGCCGACGGCGGCTCGGGCGGCGGCGAGGCCGCCGCCGCCGACCGGGGCGGTGCCGGGCTGACCCTGCTCGGCTTCGGCTTCGGTGCCCTGCTGCTCTTCCTCGGCGCCGGCCTGCTGCTCCGGCTGCACTTCCGCAACCGCTTCCCGGAGCCGGCCACGGCCACGTCGCCGTCGCGGCGGAGCCGGCCCGCGGTCCGGCGGGGGAACCCCGAGGCGGTACGCCGCCGGGACAGCGCCGCCCGCCACTACTCCGACTGGTGATCCGGCACGCCGAGGCCCCGCTGAAGCGAACTGATCGACCAGCCGTAAGAACCCGGGTCTGCTCATCGAGGGTCGGCGCGTCCGCGCTCAGGGTGATGAGCACCCCGTTCCGCAAGGCCGCGAGCTTCTCCTGCGCATAGGTGGCCTGCATGGCCCGGCGCCAGACGGCGGGCGATGACGACACATGAACGATGGCTTACCTCCGAGTGTGCCCAGCATTATGCCTGATAGTTGCCGTGTTCGGTCACGGTGCCGACAGAACGCGAGACAAAGGATCAATACGCTCGCGACCATGAATTTTGACGTTGGTGATGTCCCGGCGTGGGTGGCTTTGATCGTCTCTGTTGTCTCGGTCCTCGTCGCGGTACGCGCGACACGTCACGCCAGGGACTCTGCCGGGGCAGCCCGGCGGTCCGCTGACGCGGCAGAGCGTCAAGCCGCTGCGGCTGAGGCGGCCGTCCCGCCGCCGCCACCGGCCGTCGACTGGCGCATCGTCCATCAGCAGAAGAGCAGGTACGTGCTCCGCAACGTTGGAGTCGAAACTGCGACCGGTGTGCAAATCCAGGATCACGACGCGATCCTCTGGGCTGTCGACGAGGTGCCGACGGAGGTGCCGCCTAATGCTGGTGTGCCGTTTCTGATCGCCGCGACTATGGGTAACCCAGCGCCAGACGAACTCTGGGTTACTTGGGACGGGCGTTCAATCCCCGTCGCCGTACCCATCCCATGACTGCTCCTGTCTCAACTACCCGACCCGTGTAGCTGGACCTAGTCCGGCGGTGACTGATCAGGTGGTCGCTGTGGCGGTGGGTAGCCAGGGGCGGCCGGCGATGAGTTCGGTGAGGGCGTTCATGATGTTGCGGCCGTGTGCGGTGGTGGTGGCGAGGTAGGAGCGGATCAGCGCGAACTGCTGGGCTCCGTCGAGGGTGCGTAAGCTCCCGGATACTTTCTGTCGGATCTTGACCATGCGGATCTGCTGCTCGGCGGCGTTGTTGTCGAACGGGGACCGCAGGTCGACCGTGAAACGCAGGTAGTCGTCGATGCGGTCACGCATCCGGCGGCCGAGCGCGGTCAGTTTCCGGCCGGTCTTCGACTTCTCGTGCTGGTGGTCCTTGACCGCGATCAGAGCGGCCTGGCGGAACAGGCCGGTCTGCTCGGCCAGCAGGTCTGGGTTGATACCGGACGCCTTGTGGACGCGTGCGGTGTCCGCGGCGGTCTTGAGTCGTAGGATCGCGTCGGCTGCCTGCCCGGGCCATACCGCCCGCGGTGCCAGTTCGGCGGCGGCGGTCAGTTCCCGCAGCAGGTGGGCGCAGCACAGCTGGTGGGCGGCCGGGGTGTAGGTGTCGTATGGGGCCCACGCGTCGTGCACGGCGATCCCGGTGATCGAGGCCATCACCTGGCCGGCGTCGATCCCGGCCCGGCCGCGTTTCGGGTGCACCCAGACGAGGGTGTACTTGCCGGTGGTAGCCACATGCACCCAGTGCAGCTTGCCGGCGACCCGCAGCCCGGACTCGTCGACGTGCACCACGCCCGCGCTGGCCAGCGCGTCACGGACCTGATCCACGAACTCCGAATCGGTCAGAGCATCCCCGGCGCGGGCGTGAGCGGCGGCGACCGCGCCCGCCGACATCGGCACGCCGAACAAATCACTCATGGCCTGCGCCGTCCGTGCCTGCGCCCCGAACAACGCCTGCTGCAGATACACCGCCGCGGCCTGAGCCCTCGGCCCGTACTGAACCGGGGCGTCCACCCCGTCCGGAGACCGGCCGGCGGTGACGTGCCCGCACCCGCACCGGCGGGACACGATCCGATGCTCGGTCACCCGCACACCAACCTCCGGCAGGTCGAACACCTGCCGCGCGACGACCCCGGCAACCCTGGCACCAGTCAGATCCCCACCACATTCGCCACAGCCAGCAGGTTCGTGCTCCACCCACTCGTGTGGGTCATCCACCTGCCGCAACGTGCGCCCCTGATGGCCCGGCTGACCGCCGGCACGCCGACCCGACCGGGTTCGCAACGACTTCGGCGCCGGCTTGGCCAACCCGTCTGACGACGGCGGCCGCGACGAGTTCGACGAGTCCTGCCCAAGCCGGGCCCGCAGATCCGCGTTCTCGGCCCGTAACACCGCGTTCTCCCGCCGCAACCCGGCGTTGTCCCGCTCAAGCTCAAGAACCCGGGCCTCCAGCCGGGCAAGCCGCTCAAGCAGCTCCACGATGGACGGCGTTCCGGACACCCGACCATGATCCACCCAGACCAGCTCAGGTCAAGCCAACCCGCCGACGAGCACCTGATCAGTCACGTCCGGCGAAGGGTGCAGCGGCGCGCTGCTCGTAGATATGGCGGGCGATGCTCGAACCCTTCGTGGCACAGGGCCTCTTCCTCTTGCCCTGACCTTCACGGCCGCAGTCGTCGGCCGGATCAGCGTCGTGCAAATGGCCCTGCGCGGGTCCGAACCGAAGGATCGGCCCGGCATCTCAAGGCTGTCGCGGAGCTGTTCCGGCGGAGGCGACGAACGCGCGCCACGCAGCCGGGGTGAACGCCAGCACCGGGCCACCGGTGTCCTTACTGTCGCGGACCTCGGCGGTGTGGCCGGGGTACCGAGCTTCCACACACGCGCCGTTCCCACCGCTGCGGGTGCTCTTGCGCCACTGGTCGGTCAGCATGGCGCCTCTCCCTCAGGTCTGGTGCTCGGTGTCGCGGATCTTTTTGATCATCGCAGCCGAGGCGGTTGCCGACAACGCTACTGCGCGAAGGCTGGCGAAGACATCGGCACACCGTCGTACGTCTTCGCCCTCAGCGTAGAGGTCACCGGTCAAGCCCTCGATGTAGACCACTCCTGGTCCCTCGTTGAACGTCAGGATGTGGAAGCTCGACAACATCGACGCGTACGCACCTTCGCGGAACGGGATCACCTGGAGCGTGACGTTCCACAGCTTTACTTTCTCAAGCATCGCCGTGAGCTGGGCCTTCATGACCTCCGGTCCGCCGATCTGTCGGTGTAGCACCGCTTCATCGATCACCGCGACCAGAGGGAGTGCGCCATCCATGACGAGCTTCTGTCGCTGGGCTCGCGCGGCAACTCGTTCTTCCACACCGGCCGGCGTCGGGCGAGAGGCGTCCTCGGTGATGATCGCTCGGGCGTAGTCCTCGGTCTGAAGCAAGCCCGGCACAACCAGAGTTTCGAAGTTGTGGATTTCCTCCGCGGCTGACTCCAACCCGATGTACTGCCGGTACGACGGTGGAAGATCGCCGTACTTGGCCCACCACCCGCGCTGCTTGCCCGACCGGGCCATCGTCAACAACGTTTCGCGCAGCTCGGGATCCGTTACGCCGTACCGGTCGAG is from Micromonospora sp. WMMD1102 and encodes:
- a CDS encoding helix-turn-helix transcriptional regulator, whose amino-acid sequence is MDSPTFLRFQLGARIKRVREEANVTAEQAADIIEVSASTMRRIEQGRVGIKGPALNALLDRYGVTDPELRETLLTMARSGKQRGWWAKYGDLPPSYRQYIGLESAAEEIHNFETLVVPGLLQTEDYARAIITEDASRPTPAGVEERVAARAQRQKLVMDGALPLVAVIDEAVLHRQIGGPEVMKAQLTAMLEKVKLWNVTLQVIPFREGAYASMLSSFHILTFNEGPGVVYIEGLTGDLYAEGEDVRRCADVFASLRAVALSATASAAMIKKIRDTEHQT
- a CDS encoding 50S ribosomal protein L11 methyltransferase; this translates as MSESPAEFVRTYAQLTPVSAVPEIRLHQAAEPIGLWKLTEGEFRSEQPPPFWAFAWAGGQALARHLLDHPETVAGRRVLDLACGSGLVAIAAARAGAARVRAVDVDRVAVAAVAVNAEANGVTVAGEVGDVLDGDAGDAEVVLAGDVFYSQAMANRVLRFLLRASRAGARVLVGDPERAYLPRERFRPLAGYDIPVTVALESVSVKHSRVWELTSGSGT
- a CDS encoding IS66 family transposase — encoded protein: MSGTPSIVELLERLARLEARVLELERDNAGLRRENAVLRAENADLRARLGQDSSNSSRPPSSDGLAKPAPKSLRTRSGRRAGGQPGHQGRTLRQVDDPHEWVEHEPAGCGECGGDLTGARVAGVVARQVFDLPEVGVRVTEHRIVSRRCGCGHVTAGRSPDGVDAPVQYGPRAQAAAVYLQQALFGAQARTAQAMSDLFGVPMSAGAVAAAHARAGDALTDSEFVDQVRDALASAGVVHVDESGLRVAGKLHWVHVATTGKYTLVWVHPKRGRAGIDAGQVMASITGIAVHDAWAPYDTYTPAAHQLCCAHLLRELTAAAELAPRAVWPGQAADAILRLKTAADTARVHKASGINPDLLAEQTGLFRQAALIAVKDHQHEKSKTGRKLTALGRRMRDRIDDYLRFTVDLRSPFDNNAAEQQIRMVKIRQKVSGSLRTLDGAQQFALIRSYLATTTAHGRNIMNALTELIAGRPWLPTATATT
- a CDS encoding DUF397 domain-containing protein encodes the protein MLTDQWRKSTRSGGNGACVEARYPGHTAEVRDSKDTGGPVLAFTPAAWRAFVASAGTAPRQP
- a CDS encoding cytochrome P450 — protein: MLFRSWQEPVERTWPDLVAVPDHLGVEHLVVTRHELVRRVLADPETFRPDNALDAMTPIPVGALRILARHGFRLPATLANNGGPSHPLIRGIVAEALHPHRVAAQRPWLTAVVRERVGRLRGTLDAGHPVDLYAELAADLPLLVLARLVELPEAPAEVVKEFTRAALELFWAPVDPDRQRVLVELVGRFHAVLREFAATGAGLAGELRSAGQPPDVVIGALFFLLVAGQETTSQFLTLLVHRLTGAPEVLAGLHAGTVEVADVVEEGLRLDPPIVTWRRVAAQDTELAGTAVPEGSSLVLWLARAGRDPAVVAAPERFLPGQRGSRRHLAFGAGAHRCVGAQLSRLEAAVVVAETAPLLADVTVLRAPWCPDNLSFRMPDALVVTRRRPSAAGSAR
- a CDS encoding signal peptidase II is translated as MGPTLVGNAGWCSGPGGDVGWVPSGQPSALEVFVMQHVEAGSSMPETGRAVGSVRWYPQVLTLAVVIVLVDQVTKYLAVAALSDGGVVPVLGDLLSLRLLYNPGAAFSIGTGVTWVFTIIAAVAVVAITRAAWKVRNRAWAIALGLVLGGATTHLLDRLFREPGFARGHVVDFIDYAGFFVGNVADISLVLGGVLIVLLYLRGVDIDGRRDRA